The Silene latifolia isolate original U9 population chromosome Y, ASM4854445v1, whole genome shotgun sequence sequence TATCTGAGTAAATAACATCGCGGTTTCACAATATCTGGTATTAAACACCTTATAAGAGATTTTCTGCAACTCaatatgataaattttgaaaaCAGAGCACCAAACTACTAGAAAATGACGCTTCTTTTTAGGACAAAGGCAAAGATTTTTTACAAAATAGTCATATTAGAGACTCCGACAAACACTCGCATCTGACACCTTACCTAAGTGGGAGTAACACAGACGGAGTATGACAATAATAGAAGAGCATAAGCAATTATAAATATCACTCACAGGATTCAATAGTGTGCATGTTTCACAAGTCCACAAGTCAGATTCGCCGCTCTTGTTTGATGCAGTATGATTATTCGTTAACCTAGAGGTAGATAAATTTTTGGATGGGCTGACGATGTCAGGATTGGGCAGACCATTGCTGAGTGAATACGAAGAACTTGGACAGGAGTCACGGCATCTTTTTCCCAGCCTTGTATCATGAATAATGGCAGAGGTGGAATTTACATTACTTGTTAAATCTATGAGGTTGTCACCATAACTAGTACTAATCATTTTCCGAGATGTCCCACTAGAGGAACTTGAACTAGGTATACTAGGTCCAACAAATGATACTGTTTCAAAGACATCAGAATTTCCCTCATCTTCAGTATCAGCTCCAGCGAAAGATGATGCACACCAGATTTCATCTTGCAGTCTCCTTTCAGCTGCCATGGCAGCAGCTTGGGCAGGACTTAATAAGGTCATTATGGTCTTATCACCACCAAGGCGCAAAGGTCCAGCTGGCAAAAGAGAATTAAGCTTCTGCCGTTTTTGTGCTGCAGCAAGTGATGTCTTGCGTAGGGAAGAAAGAGATGGCTGACGAGAGGAACCACCTAATCGTTTTCCAGGTAGATTAAATCCTTCCCCTGTTCCAGTTATACCCTTGGTCATCAACTCCTCGAATTCCTGCAATTGACAGCAAAAATAAGAGGCAAGCAAAATAAATAAACCGGCTTTATG is a genomic window containing:
- the LOC141626470 gene encoding uncharacterized protein LOC141626470 — encoded protein: MLTQVCLIDPEFIKLGFLQVIGSGKLKMKEGNLKKVWEIKVLKRKGRQDEARKMMERIAKQVEPIMRNHNWRVKVLSEMFPKRKQLLGLNVGAGIEVKLRLRKPNNDMEFLPFDRVLDTMLHELCHNVHGPHNASFYKLWDQLRKEFEELMTKGITGTGEGFNLPGKRLGGSSRQPSLSSLRKTSLAAAQKRQKLNSLLPAGPLRLGGDKTIMTLLSPAQAAAMAAERRLQDEIWCASSFAGADTEDEGNSDVFETVSFVGPSIPSSSSSSGTSRKMISTSYGDNLIDLTSNVNSTSAIIHDTRLGKRCRDSCPSSSYSLSNGLPNPDIVSPSKNLSTSRLTNNHTASNKSGESDLWTCETCTLLNPALAPVCEACETVKPKDVSVKYKLWICKICTLENSTSLEKCSACDQWRYTRGPPIASLAPNLGT